Proteins found in one Streptomyces sp. CB09001 genomic segment:
- a CDS encoding WYL domain-containing protein — MRADRLVSLVLLLRQRGRTTAAALARELEVSTRTVLRDIEALSAAGVPVYAERGRHGGFALLPDFQTALTGLNHDEALALVVAGSRRGAQLFGLGSALASAVLKVVDALPEGLRDTAVGAAQRLLIDPETDLLSRRVASDEVSDSLAAEVRRAVFAGHKLRIYYEAVGRPPRWRTVDPIGLVTVRDQGYLLAKRGAEDRTYRLSRVLAAEQLDEPAQRSDAVDLDRVWRERNVRFRTGGDSTAVVVSVDPAHREHLVATALAVRSEETDDGGRLRLHVVFQDARHAEWALWQHAMYAEVEAPQWLRSSLHRRATVIAARYGAPD; from the coding sequence ATGCGCGCCGACCGGTTGGTTTCCCTGGTGCTGTTGCTGCGTCAGCGAGGCCGGACGACCGCGGCGGCACTCGCCCGTGAGCTGGAGGTGTCGACCCGGACGGTGCTGCGCGACATCGAGGCACTCTCCGCGGCGGGGGTCCCGGTCTACGCGGAGCGCGGGCGGCACGGCGGGTTCGCGCTGCTGCCGGATTTCCAGACGGCGCTCACCGGCCTGAACCACGACGAGGCGCTCGCCCTCGTGGTCGCGGGCTCACGGCGCGGCGCGCAGCTGTTCGGTCTGGGATCGGCACTCGCCTCAGCCGTGCTGAAAGTGGTCGACGCGTTGCCGGAGGGGCTGCGGGACACCGCCGTCGGAGCGGCGCAGCGGCTGCTCATCGACCCGGAGACCGATCTCCTCTCGCGTCGCGTGGCCTCCGACGAGGTCTCCGACTCCCTCGCCGCCGAGGTCCGGCGCGCGGTGTTCGCCGGGCACAAGCTGCGGATCTACTACGAGGCCGTGGGCCGGCCCCCGCGGTGGCGCACGGTGGACCCGATCGGTCTGGTCACCGTGAGGGACCAGGGCTACCTGCTGGCCAAGCGGGGCGCCGAGGACCGCACCTACCGGTTGAGCCGGGTCCTGGCGGCCGAGCAGCTCGACGAACCGGCGCAGCGTTCGGACGCGGTCGACCTGGACCGGGTCTGGCGCGAACGAAACGTGCGGTTCCGGACCGGCGGCGACAGCACCGCCGTGGTGGTCAGCGTGGACCCCGCGCACCGGGAGCACCTGGTCGCCACCGCCCTGGCGGTCCGCTCCGAGGAGACCGACGACGGCGGCCGGCTCCGGCTGCACGTCGTCTTCCAGGACGCGCGGCACGCGGAATGGGCGTTGTGGCAGCACGCCATGTACGCGGAGGTGGAGGCCCCGCAGTGGCTGCGCAGCTCGCTGCACCGCCGCGCGACGGTGATCGCGGCCCGCTATGGGGCACCGGACTGA
- a CDS encoding RidA family protein encodes MERNAVNPVSWSVEMGFNQGEVVSGHSRTLYISGQTAMSKEGRPEHDGDMAAQLALAVDNIEAVLAEAGMTLSNLVRLNVYTTDVDELFQHYGVLAGRLGAARVAPTTTMLGVTRLAIPGQMVELEGTAVA; translated from the coding sequence ATGGAACGCAACGCGGTCAACCCGGTGTCGTGGTCGGTCGAGATGGGCTTCAACCAGGGCGAGGTCGTCTCCGGGCACTCACGCACCCTGTACATCTCGGGCCAGACGGCGATGAGCAAGGAAGGCAGGCCCGAGCACGACGGTGACATGGCGGCGCAGTTGGCGCTGGCCGTCGACAACATCGAGGCGGTGCTCGCCGAGGCCGGCATGACCCTCTCGAACCTCGTCCGGCTGAACGTCTACACGACCGACGTCGACGAGCTCTTCCAGCACTACGGTGTGCTGGCGGGCCGCCTGGGAGCCGCCCGCGTCGCGCCGACCACCACCATGCTCGGGGTGACGCGGCTGGCGATCCCGGGTCAGATGGTCGAGCTGGAGGGCACCGCCGTCGCGTGA